The Fusarium musae strain F31 chromosome 10, whole genome shotgun sequence genome window below encodes:
- a CDS encoding hypothetical protein (EggNog:ENOG41) has protein sequence MSNITIQPATHDEITAIVEFITKARADMFPFLDQSSSDQMAQKELGIFKDRYLDHPQGAFLTAYSEGRLIATIGYAAYDGRFSHLTLEPENVVEVLRLYVEPEWRRAGIASKLFDTLVETAWQSGIKQLYLHTHPFLPNAIDFWKGKGFSILTVEEDPVWQTTHMKRSL, from the coding sequence ATgtccaacatcaccatccagCCAGCGACGCATGATGAGATCACCGCCATCGTGGAATTCATAACAAAGGCCCGAGCGGACATGTTCCCGTTCCTCGACCAATCATCCAGCGATCAGATGGCCCAGAAAGAACTCGGCATTTTCAAGGACAGATATCTTGACCATCCTCAAGGCGCGTTTCTAACAGCTTATTCCGAGGGGCGCCTGATTGCGACAATTGGCTACGCTGCGTACGATGGGCGCTTCTCACATTTGACTCTCGAACCCGAGAATGTCGTCGAGGTACTGAGGTTATACGTTGAGCCTGAATGGCGTCGCGCAGGGATAGCTTCCAAGCTGTTTGACACGCTAGTCGAAACAGCTTGGCAATCTGGCATCAAGCAGCTTTACCTGCATACGCATCCCTTCCTACCAAACGCGATCGACTTCTGGAAAGGAAAAGGCTTCTCGATTCTTACGGTAGAAGAAGATCCAGTCTGGCAAACGACACATATGAAACGGTCGCTCTAG
- a CDS encoding hypothetical protein (EggNog:ENOG41), producing the protein MHTKSSLRLSFALLLLLVVETLADDDDTDFLMNVFYDLGPVLAFFGEQFARQFLSETFTWYDHVIFACVPLGNMRAIAGAIRVQGDKFLKAFIGRARENKAAAEIEYMSSTSAKVGELFNGRGIVRTMGQPEIAQFIVFPDELLKEKKGAQNQSYPQVRISRRHSIQAAVVPYCAQGYESQPWGLPCYIGGSVLLFIGKLACSVAIERSTKEFKWRPSSGINNETRDSSEVRPQSMGLFWVQRTQRVSDQDFDSYVISSRNKQFISTSSRREDVLSGKSNKENKGLK; encoded by the exons ATGCACACCAAAAGCTCCCTTCGTCTTTCTTTTGCCCTCCTGCTCCTATTGGTTGTAGAGACACTtgccgatgacgacgatactGATTTTCTCATGAATGTTTTCTACGACCTTGGCCC CGTCCTCGCATTCTTTGGCGAGCAATTTGCTCGCCAATTCCTGAGTGAGACCTTTACCTGGTACGATCATGTTATCTTCGCGTGCGTTCCGTTGGGTAACATGAGAGCAATTGCCGGTGCCATTCGAGTACAAGGCGACAAGTTTCTCAAGGCCTTCATCGGCCGTGCTCGCGAGAATAAAGCAGCTGCGGAGATTGAATACATGTCTTCCACTTCAGCCAAAGTTGGTGAACTGTTCAATGGAAGAGGCATAGTGCGAACAATGGGCCAGCCCGAGATTGCTCAGTTTATCGTATTCCCTGACGAACtcctgaaggagaagaagggggcGCAGAATCAATCATACCCTCAAGTCCGCATCTCAAGAAGGCATTCTATACAAG CTGCTGTCGTCCCTTACTGTGCTCAGGGCTACGAGTCTCAGCCTTGGGGACTTCCCTGCTACATTGGCGGCTCAGTACTTCTTTTCATTGGCAAGCTGGCATGCTCTGTTGCCATTGAGCGAAGCACCAAGGAGTTCAAATGGCGGCCGAGCTCAGGCATCAATAATGAGACGCGAGATTCTTCTGAAGTCCGACCTCAATCCATGGGTTTGTTTTGGGTACAACGGACGCAGCGCGTCAGTGACCAGGACTTCGATTCCTATGTGATCTCTTCCCGAAATAAGCAGTTTATATCAACTTCTAGTAGGCGAGAAGATGTCCTCTCGGGAAAGAGcaacaaagaaaacaaagGACtcaagtaa
- a CDS encoding hypothetical protein (EggNog:ENOG41), with protein sequence MRLSAMFTALVACVSTTSAAINWSLEKVSNPSADQADAYSRIENAMRLAAERYNRLGRATKTIRVSYVPGVPTADANFNGSLRFGSNRSYMSERTALHEISHTLGIGQTAAFDRKCAANDWRTATPLLQSWDGAGVRINCGGGHIWPYGLNYDNEWSETNANRHVQLVNAMIADGLQG encoded by the coding sequence ATGCGGTTGTCTGCTATGTTCACTGCCCTAGTGGCATGCGTTTCCACCACTTCAGCTGCCATCAACTGGTCCCTAGAGAAGGTCTCTAACCCATCAGCCGACCAAGCCGATGCCTACAGCCGTATTGAGAATGCCATGCGCCTCGCAGCAGAGCGATACAACCGTTTGGGCAGAGCCACCAAGACCATTCGTGTCTCCTACGTTCCCGGCGTCCCAACCGCCGATGCCAACTTCAATGGCAGTCTTCGTTTCGGCTCCAACCGATCTTACATGAGCGAGCGCACCGCTTTGCATGAGATCTCTCACACCCTTGGCATCGGTCAGACTGCGGCTTTTGATAGAAAGTGTGCTGCTAATGACTGGCGCACGGCGACTCCCCTACTTCAGTCTTGGGATGGTGCTGGTGTTCGTATCAACTGTGGCGGAGGACATATTTGGCCCTATGGACTTAACTACGATAACGAGTGGAGTGAGACGAATGCCAATCGACATGTTCAGCTTGTCAATGCGATGATAGCCGATGGTCTTCAGGGCTGA